Proteins encoded within one genomic window of Platichthys flesus chromosome 17, fPlaFle2.1, whole genome shotgun sequence:
- the LOC133972171 gene encoding chromodomain-helicase-DNA-binding protein 4-like isoform X2 — translation MSGSEDERDEYEAPEERILHDDDEDEISESETPKVKKKKKAKKSRESKGSKRRSRREELPVSSPEHMEVGVSEEVEGGVAVQRTDSEGSDYTPGRKKKKRASSGKEKKRSSSGAERSSSKKKEPEPEPEEDDDDDDDDSSEPKSSSQLLDDWGMEDIDHVFTEEDYRSLTNYKAFSQFVRPLIAAKNPKIAVSKMMMVLGAKWREFSTNNPLRGAAAANAALATANVPAAVDNMVAEVVPIAPPPPPPVEPPPPPAPPLRKAKTKEGKGPNARKKTKSTAKPQEKKNLAKTKKVAPLKIKLGGFNSKRKRSSSEEDEPEVDSDFEDGSMNSVSVSEGSNSRSSRTKKKQSSKSKPKKKKEAEEGDGYETDHQDYCEVCQQGGEIILCDTCPRAYHMVCLDPDMEKAPEGTWSCPHCEKEGIQWEAREDVSEAEEDAVEAEMEEDDHHMEFCRVCKDGGELLCCDSCPSSYHIHCLNPPLPEIPNGEWICPRCTCAPMKGKIQKILTWRWGAPPSPTPVPRTPELAADAPDPSPLAGRPDREFFAKWANMSYWHCSWVTELQLELHCQVMFRNYQRKNDMDEPPPIDSGEAEETKSLKRKSKDPMYAQLEEKYLRFGIKMEWLMIHRIINHSLDRKNNIHYLIKWRELAYDQATWEADDMDVPEFDHYKVQYWHHRELMMGDEGRPGKKIKVKGRVKRPDRPPENPVIDPTIKFEKQPEYLDSTGGNLHPYQLEGLNWLRFSWAQGTDTILADEMGLGKTVQTAVFLSSLYKEGHSKGPFLVSAPLSTIINWEREFEMWAPDLYVVTYVGDKDSRAVIRENEFSYEDNAIRGGKKASRMKKDSAVKFHVLLTSYELITIDSAILGSIDWACLVVDEAHRLKNNQSKFFRILNNYPLQHKLLLTGTPLQNNLEELFHLLNFLTPLRFSNLEGFLEEFADIAKEDQIKKLHDMLGPHMLRRLKADVFKHMPSKTELILRVELSPMQKKYYKFILTKNFEALNTKGGGNQVSLLNVVMDLKKCCNHPYLFPAAAMEAPKMPNGMYDGGALVKGAGKLTLLQKMMRKLKNGGHRVLIFSQMTKMLDLLEDFLENEGYKYERIDGGITGGMRQEAIDRFNAPGAQQFAFLLSTRAGGLGINLATADTVVIYDSDWNPHNDIQAFSRAHRIGQNKKVMIYRFVTKASVEERITQVAKKKMMLTHLVVRPGLGSKTGSMSKQELDDILKFGTEQLFKDELEGFHRSTNKEYVATPEDSSIIHYDDKAIDRLLDRDQSATDDTELQSMNEYLSSFKVAQYVVKDEEEEEEEVQREIIKQEESVDPDYWEKLLRHHYEQQQEDLARNLGKGKRIRKQVNYNDGSQEDRGRRADWQDDQSDGQSDYSVASEEGDEDFDERSEANSRRPNRKGLRNDKDKPLPPLLARVGGNIEVLGFNSRQRKAFLNAVMRYGMPPQDAFTTQWLVRDLRGKSEKEFKAYVSLFMRHLCEPGADGAETFADGVPREGLSRQHVLTRIGVMSLIRKKVQEFEHVNGQWSMPWMAELEENKRAAAQPESPGKTPSTGTPADTQPNTPAPVDESIKIDEALKEGEKEVKRELEAEKNSKEPVKVTDEVIAIPDDDEKSPPAAEEEEEKKNGEEPMETDKPIKGDAETVKEKEGEKEEKKEKKEKEGESEKKSPEAAEESKSPSEEKTDAAEVKPEDLEVKAEEKKEDKNEKMETTSAADEKKAETKEEKETPKEEAAAKLQNGESKEGAAPTPSTPTATAATAATAAAAPPTPAAAAAVSEEKKKAKSRFMFNIADGGFTELHSLWQNEERAATVTKKTNEIWHRRHDYWLLAGIIQHGYARWQDIQNDVKFAILNEPFKGEMSRGNFLEIKNKFLARRFKLLEQALVIEEQLRRAAYLNMSEDPSHPSMALNTRFSEVECLAESHQHLSKESMSGNKPANAVLHKVLKQLEELLSDMKADVTRLPATIARIPPVAVRLQMSERNILSRLASRGPEAQTQAQTQQMSQQ, via the exons ATGTCTGGAAGCGAGGACGAGCGGGATGAGTACGAAGCCCCGGAGGAGCGGATACTGCACG ATGACGATGAGGATGAGATCTCAGAGAGCGAGACTccgaaggtgaagaagaagaaaaaggccaagaagagcagagagagtaAAGGCAGCAAGAGGCGGTCGCGCAGagag GAACTCCCTGTCAGCTCCCCGGAGCACATGGAGGTCGGTGTGTCGGAGGAGGTGGAAGGTGGTGTCGCTGTGCAGCGCACGGACAGCGAGGGCAGCGACTACACTCCAGGgcgcaagaagaagaagagggccAGCAGTggcaaggagaagaagaggagcagctccgGGGCCGAGCGGAGCTCCTCCAAGAAGAAGGAGCCGGAGCCCGAGCCCGAGGAAGACGATGATGACGACGATGACGACAGCTCG GAGCCAAAGTCTTCATCCCAGCTGCTGGATGACTGGGGAATGGAGGACATCGACCACGTCTTCACTGAGGAGGACTACCGCTCACTGACCAACTACAAGGCCTTCAGCCAGTTCGTCAG GCCTCTCATTGCAGCCAAGAACCCCAAGATCGCGGTGTCCAAGATGATGATGGTTCTGGGCGCCAAGTGGCGCGAGTTCAGCACCAACAACCCGCTCAGGGGGGCCGCAGCTGCCAACGCCGCCCTGGCCACCGCCAACGTACCTGCCGCTGTGGACAACATGGTAGCAGAGGTTGTCCCGATTGCCCCCCCACCTCCGCCCCCAGTAGAGCCCCCGCCACCGCCTGCACCGCCGCTACGGAAGGCCAAGACCAAGGAAGGCAAAG GACCCAACGCCCGCAAGAAGACAAAATCTACAGCGAAGcctcaagagaaaaaaaatctggccAAGACCAAGAAAGTGGCTCCTCTCAAAATCAAACTCGGAGGCTTCAACAGCAAAAGGAAACGCTCGTCG aGCGAAGAGGACGAGCCCGAAGTAGACAGCGACTTCGAGGACGGCAGCATGAACAGTGTGTCCGTCTCAGAGGGATCGAACAGTCGCAGCAGCAGAACCAAAAAGAAGCAGTCGTCCAAGAGCAAacccaagaagaagaaag AAGCTGAGGAGGGAGACGGGTATGAGACGGACCACCAGGATTACTGCGAGGTGTGTCAGCAGGGCGGCGAGATCATCCTGTGTGACACGTGTCCCCGAGCGTACCACATGGTCTGCCTGGACCCCGACATGGAGAAGGCGCCCGAGGGCACCTGGAGCTGCCCACACTGT GAGAAGGAGGGCATCCAGTGGGAGGCCAGGGAGGACGTCTCCGAGGCCGAGGAGGACGCCGTCGAGGCCGAGATGGAGGAGGACGACCACCACATGGAGTTCTGCAGGGTCTGCAAGGACGGAGGAGAGCTGCTCTGCTGCGACTCGTGCCCCTCGTCCTACCACATCCACTGCCTCAACCCGCCGCTCCCGGAGATCCCCAACGGAGAGTGGATCTGCCCGCGCTGCACA tgtGCCCCCATGAAGGGGAAGATCCAGAAGATCCTGACTTGGCGTTGGggcgcccccccctcccccacacctGTCCCTCGCACCCCGGAGCTCGCAGCCGACGCCCCCGACCCCTCGCCGCTGGCAGGGCGGCCGGACCGGGAGTTCTTCGCCAAGTGGGCCAACATGTCGTACTGGCACTGCTCCTGGGTCACAGAGCTCCAG ctgGAGCTCCACTGCCAGGTGATGTTCAGGAACTACCAGAGGAAGAACGACATGGACGAGCCGCCGCCCATCGACTCGGGCGAAGCGGAGGAGACCAAGAGCTTGAAAAGGAAAAGCAAGGACCCCATGTACgcccagctggaggagaagtaCCTCCGCTTCGGGATCAAGATGGAGTGGCTGATGATCCACCGCATCATCAACCACAG TCTGGACAGAAAGAACAACATCCACTACCTGATCAAGTGGCGCGAGCTGGCGTACGACCAGGCCACGTGGGAGGCCGACGACATGGACGTCCCCGAGTTTGACCATTACAAAGTGCAGTACTGGCACCACAG gGAGCTGATGATGGGAGACGAGGGGAGACCCGGCAAGAAGATCAAGGTCAAAGGACGAGTCAAGCGTCCGGACAGGCCTCCAGAGAACCCCGTCATAGAC CCGACGATAAAGTTTGAGAAGCAGCCGGAGTACCTGGACAGCACGGGGGGGAACCTGCACCCCTACCAGCTGGAGGGTCTGAACTGGCTGCGGTTCTCCTGGGCTCAGGGCACCGACACCATCCTGGCTGACGAGATGGGGCTGGGGAAGACGGTGCAGACGGCCGTCTTCCTGTCCTCGCTGTACAAAGAG GGCCACTCCAAGGGGCCGTTCCTGGTCAGCGCGCCGCTCTCCACCATCATCAACTGGGAGCGAGAGTTTGAGATGTGGGCGCCCGACCTTTACGTGGTGACATACGTTGGAGACAAAGACAGCAGGGCCGTGATCCGAGAGAACGAGTTCTCCTACGAGGACAACGCCATCCGAGGAGGGAAGAAGGCCTCCAGGATGAAG AAAGACTCAGCTGTCAAGTTCCACGTCCTGCTGACGTCCTACGAGCTGATCACCATCGACAGTGCGATCCTGGGCTCCATCGACTGGGCCTGCCTGGTGGTGGATGAGGCTCACAGGCTGAAGAACAACCAGTCCAAG TTTTTCCGGATATTGAACAACTACCCTCTGCagcacaagctgctgctgacaggAACTCCTCTGCAGAACAACCTGGAGGAGCTTTTCCACTTGCTCAACTTCCTCACACCTCTGCGGTTCAG TAACCTGGAAGGCTTCCTGGAGGAGTTCGCCGACATCGCCAAGGAGGACCAGATCAAGAAGCTGCACGACATGCTGGGTCCACACATGCTCAGGAGGCTGAAGGCCGACGTCTTCAAGCACATGCCCTCCAAGACCGAGCTCATCCTGCGAGTGGAGCTCAGCCCCATGCAGAA GAAGTACTACAAATTCATCCTGACGAAAAACTTTGAGGCCCTGAACACCAAAGGTGGAGGAAACCAGGTTTCTCTGCTCAACGTGGTCATGGACCTGAAGAAATGCTGCAACCACCCCTACCTCTTCCCTGCGGCCGCTATG GAAGCTCCAAAGATGCCCAACGGGATGTACGACGGCGGCGCTCTGGTTAAAGGAGCCGGGAAACTGACGCTGCTGCAGAAGATGATGAGGAAGCTGAAGAACGGAGGTCACAGAGTTCTCATCTTCTCACAG ATGACCAAGATGTTGGACCTGCTGGAGGACTTCCTGGAGAACGAGGGCTACAAGTACGAGAGGATTGACGGAGGAATCACCGGCGGGATGAGGCAGGAAGCCATCGACCGCTTCAACG CTCCTGGAGCCCAGCAGTTTGCCTTCCTGCTCTCAACCAGAGCCGGAGGTCTGGGTATCAACTTGGCCACGGCCGACACCGTCGTGATCTACGACTCCGACTGGAACCCTCACAACGACATCCAG GCCTTCAGCCGAGCTCATCGTATCGGTCAGAACAAGAAGGTGATGATCTACCGCTTCGTTACCAAGgcctctgtggaggagaggatcACTCAG GTCGccaagaagaagatgatgctGACTCACCTGGTGGTCAGACCTGGCCTCGGGTCCAAGACCGGCTCGATGTCCAAACAGGAGCTGGACGACATCCTGAAGTTCGGAACCGAGCAGCTCTTCAAGGACGAGTTGGAAG GTTTCCACAGGTCTACAAACAAGGAATATGTGGCCACCCCCGAGGACAGCAGCATCATTCACTACGACGACAAGGCCATCGACCGCCTGCTGGACCGAGACCAGAGCGCCACCGACGACACGGAGCTGCAGAGCATGAACGAGTACCTGAGCTCCTTCAAGGTGGCTCAGTACGTGGtgaaagacgaggaggaggag gaggaggaggtgcagcggGAGATCATCAAGCAGGAGGAGAGCGTGGATCCGGACTACTGGGAGAAGCTGCTGCGTCACCACtacgagcagcagcaggaggatctGGCCCGGAACCTCGGCAAAGGCAAACGAATCCGCAAGCAGGTCAACTACAACGACGGCTCGCAGGAAGACCGAGGTAGGAGAG CTGATTGGCAGGATGACCAATCCGACGGCCAATCGGATTACTCGGTGGCCTCGGAGGAAGGAGACGAGGACTTTGACGAGCGATCAGAAG CCAACTCCCGCAGGCCGAACAGGAAGGGCCTCAGGAACGACAAAGACAAACCACTGCCCCCCCTGCTGGCCAGGGTGGGAGGCAACATCGAG GTGTTGGGTTTCAACTCTCGGCAGAGGAAGGCCTTCCTGAACGCAGTGATGCGTTATGGGATGCCTCCTCAGGATGCCTTCACCACCCAGTGGCTGGTCCGAGACCTGCGAGGGAAGTCTGAGAAGGAGTTCAA gGCCTACGTCTCTCTGTTCATGCGTCACCTCTGTGAACCGGGAGCCGACGGCGCCGAGACCTTCGCCGACGGCGTCCCCAGGGAAGGGTTGTCCCGGCAACACGTCCTCACCCGTATCGGCGTGATGTCGCTGATTCGAAAGAAG GTGCAGGAGTTTGAGCACGTGAACGGTCAGTGGTCGATGCCCTGGATGgccgagctggaggagaacaagAGGGCGGCGGCTCAGCCCGAGTCGCCCGGGAAGACCCCGTCCACCGGAACCCCCGCTGACACGCAGCCCAACACTCCTGCtccag ttgaCGAGTCGATAAAGATCGACGAGGCTttgaaggaaggagagaaggaggtgaagagagagctCGAGGCAGAAAAGAACAGCAAAGAGCCGGTGAAGGTGACGGACGAG GTGATCGCGATTCCAGACGATGACGAGAAGAGTCCTCCAGCagccgaggaagaggaggagaagaagaacggGGAGGAGCCCATGGAAACAGACAAACCGATCAAAGGAGACGCAGAGAccgtgaaggagaaggagggcgagaaggaggagaagaaggagaagaaggagaaggaaggcGAGAGCGAGAAGAAGAGTCCGGAGGCAGCGGAGGAATCAAAGTCTCCTTCAGAGGAAAAGACGGACGCAGCAGAGGTCAAACCTGAGgacctggaggtcaaag cagaagaaaagaaagaagacaagAACGAAAAGATGGAAACAACTTCGGCTGCAGACGAGAAGAAAG CGGAAacgaaggaggagaaggagactccgaaggaggaggcggcggccaAACTGCAGAACGGAGAGAGCAAGGAGGGCGccgcccccaccccctccacccccactgCCACTGCTGCAACCGCTGCCACCGCCgccgctgccccccccacccccgccgcTGCTGCAGCCGTCagcgaggagaagaagaaggcgaAGAGCAGGTTCATGTTCAACATCGCAGACGGAGGAttcacag agtTACACTCGCTGTGGCAGAACGAGGAGCGCGCTGCCACGGTGACCAAGAAAACCAACGAGATCTGGCATCGCCGCCACGACTACTGGCTGCTGGCCGGCATCATACA ACACGGCTACGCTCGCTGGCAGGACATCCAGAACGACGTGAAGTTCGCCATCCTCAACGAGCCCTTCAAGGGCGAGATGAGCCGGGGCAACTTCCTGGAGATCAAGAACAAGTTCCTCGCCAGACGCTTCAAG ctgttgGAGCAGGCGCTGGTGATCGAGGAGCAGCTGCGCCGCGCCGCCTACCTCAACATGTCGGAGGACCCCTCCCACCCCTCCATGGCGCTCAACACGCGCTTCAGCGAGGTGGAGTGTCTGGCCGAGTCGCACCAGCACCTCAGCAAAGAGTCCATGTCCGGGAACAAGCCGGCCAACGCCGTCCTGCACAAAG tgctgAAGCAGCTGGAAGAGCTGCTGAGTGACATGAAGGCAGACGTGACCCGCCTCCCAGCGACCATCGCACGGATACCGCCGGTCGCTGTGCGGCTCCAGATGTCAGAGAGGAACATCCTGAGCCGGCTGGCCAGCAGGGGGCCCGAGGCAcagacacaggcacagacacaacag atgTCGCAGCAGTGA